CTGAGTCTGTTCAAGTTAAATCTGTAGAGTTCGTAGGAATGGCAGCCCCATCCACTCCGCAAGAAATGGCGCAAGTATATTCAGGAGCATCACTGCACGTTACGTACACGGACGGTACAGTGAAATCCTTCCCGCTTACTTATAAAACCTTGTTTAAATCCGATGAATCCATTAACGGGACGATCGCAGGTGTGGCGATTGACAAGAGTGGTAAACCCATTATGGATACCAGCGTAGCCAGTAATCCTGTTCCTTTCGTATCGGACGCACCGGACTCCAACAGCCTGTTCCAAATTGAGGGAGCAGCGCCGACAGCTAAGGGCGGCAACCCGCTTGCTTTGCTGACACACTATGAGTACATAACTGCCAATAATTCCGGATCATCCGCTTACGGCCTCGTTCCTGCATCGATGTCGCTAACGACAATTGACCAAAACAAATCAACGGGTGAGCTCGCTGCTACAGATTTGAAGAAAGTTGATTTCAGTGGTGTTGACGGTCTCTGGATTCCATGTAACGGCTCCTTAACTCCATGGAACACTCATTTGAGCTCTGAAGAATACGATGCGGATGCACGTGAGTATGAAGCAGATCCGACGAAAACCTATATTGGACCTTTTGCAAAAGCTTGGAATCAAGATGATAAGGCTGTAGGTAATCCTTACGCTAATGGCTACATTCCCGAAGTAACCGTAAATGCAGACCAAACTACAACGGTTGTAAAGCATTACAGCATGGGACGCTTTTCACATGAGATTGCTCGTGTTGCCCCTGATATGAAGACAGTTATTTTCGGCGATGACGGTGGAAATACGATGTTATTCATGTATGTGGCTGATACGGCCAAGGATCTTTCATCCGGTACGTTGTATGCTGCTAAGTGGAACCAAGTCAGCGATGACAACGGAGGAATGGCTAATCTGCAGTGGATTCCAATAGGACATGCGACAGATGCGGAAATCAAGTCTTATATTGACAAAGGTTTGAAATTTAGCGATTTGTTTGAAACAGCTGACAAGGATACGGAAGGATTTACTAAAATCAAAACGTATCCAAGCGGTAAAGTCGAGTGGCTGAAAGTGAAGCCAGGCATGGAGAAGGCCGCGGCATTCCTAGAAGCCCGCCGTTATGGCGCTATCCTGGGAGCGACTTCCGAATTTAATAAAATGGAAGGCGTTGCTGTAAATGCGAAAGACAATAAGTTTTACATTGCCATGTCCTACGCGGAAAAATCCATGGAAAAAGATGCAAAGGGTTCAGATCCTACGGACGATATCCAAATTAAAAAAGTCAAAGCAGGCGTTACTTATGAGCTTAGCCTAGGCGGTGATCAAAAAGACCGCGATGGTCACGCGATCAACAGTGATTATGTACCTACGGTCATGAAAGGGCTTGTTGTGGGTAAAGATCTCGCGAATGCAGACAGCAAAGGCAATATGGCGGTAGAGGATTTAATTGCCAACCCAGACAACCTGTCCTACTCCGAAGAGCTTCGTACTTTGTTTATCGGGGAAGACAGCGGTTTACATGCGAATAACTTTGTATGGGCGTACAATATTGATACTCACAAGCTCTCTCGTATTCTTTCTGTTCCTTCCGGTGCAGAGGCAACGGGTTTACAAGCGGTCGACAATTTGAATGGATTTAATTATATTATGAGCAACCTCCAGCATCCAGGCGATGAAATGATTCTGCCAGAGCCTTTAAAAGGTCAAGTAGATGCGATCATCAGTCAGAATTTTGATAATAAAAAAGCAGGTTCAGTCGGTTATATTAGCGGCATACCTACATTTAGTCAAATGATCGAATGGAAGGATTCCGATAAATCTCTATCCGTTCTTCGTGACGAAGCCGAGGCTCATGGTGCTGCAGTAAAGTGGAACGACGCCGATAGAAGCGTAACTGTGACGAAAGGTTCACACAAGCTACAAGTCAAAATCAACGACGGTTCAGCGGTGATTGATGGGAAAACTGTCCAGCTTCCATACTCAGCTCGTATCGAAAATGAAAAGACGATGATTTCATCTTCCGTACTTGCCAGCTTCTTAAATCAGTAATTGTCTTCGGATAAGAGACCATTGAAGCTTAACAGCTTCGGTGGTTCTCTTTCATTTATATATCTAACAAAAGGAGATTAACAATGTCTATCAAAAGAATCGCATGCGGGGCTACTCTAGCGTTATTCTTCATGCTGCAAACTTCTTCTCTATCATTTGCCCACGGCGGAATGGAAGATATGGATTCAGCTGAAGGCGAACATGCAGTAACAGTGGATGGCAGGATTGTGGAGGGCAGCGCTATGATTAGCAGCGATCTAGTCGAAGTCATGCTGCCGCTTCGAAGTGTCGGTGAAATGCTGGGAGCCGAGGTACGATGGGATCAGGCGCATCAAGCGGCTTTAATCAATAGTAACTTCTACCCGGATACCCAAAAGGATACGGACATGTCCATGCATAGCCACGCTATGAACAACATGAACGCACTTCAAGCTTCAGGTCACAGTATGTCACACTTGGGGCTTGTATTAAACGGCGCCATATATCAGCCTGATTTGGAACCTGTTATGATGAATGGAATCGTCTTTGTTTCAGCCGACACGGTTGAACATGCGTTTGATGTGAAGGTGAAGTGGAATACAGATGTGAATCAGGTACAGGTCATTTCCAAAGCTACGGAGCAGTTTCAAAAGGAACAAAAGCAAGTGGAGGATGTCTTTCATGGCATTGGACTAACTCCTCATATAGCTTCGGATGGAACAAAAGAGTTCAAATTAACTGCTGAATTGGGACCTTGGTCACCGGTTCAAGGTGTTGTTACAACCGCCTGGATGTATAACGGACAAGCGCCAGGTCCTGTTCTTAGAGTGACAGAGGGCGATCATGTAAGAATAACACTGGACAATAAGCTTCCAGAGCCTACAGCGATTCATTGGCATGGCTTACATCTGCCCAATGAGATGGACGGTATTCCAGGTGTGACGCAAGATCCAGTGAAGCCAGGTGAGAGCTTTACCTATGAATTCACAGCCAGCCATGCCGGTACGTTTATGTACCATACCCATTATGATGATATGAAGCAGTTAGGTAACGGTCTATACGGGATGCTGATCATTGATCCAAAACCGTCTGCCAATGAGATTAAATATGATCATGAATATACGATGATGTTAAGCGGTTTTCATGTGAATACATCGGATGAAGACGATCAGGATTATTACACGATTAACGGTCGAAGCTATCCGTTTACACCAGACATGGAAGTGAAAAAAGGGGAAACGATTCGCAT
This genomic window from Paenibacillus hexagrammi contains:
- a CDS encoding multicopper oxidase domain-containing protein — encoded protein: MSIKRIACGATLALFFMLQTSSLSFAHGGMEDMDSAEGEHAVTVDGRIVEGSAMISSDLVEVMLPLRSVGEMLGAEVRWDQAHQAALINSNFYPDTQKDTDMSMHSHAMNNMNALQASGHSMSHLGLVLNGAIYQPDLEPVMMNGIVFVSADTVEHAFDVKVKWNTDVNQVQVISKATEQFQKEQKQVEDVFHGIGLTPHIASDGTKEFKLTAELGPWSPVQGVVTTAWMYNGQAPGPVLRVTEGDHVRITLDNKLPEPTAIHWHGLHLPNEMDGIPGVTQDPVKPGESFTYEFTASHAGTFMYHTHYDDMKQLGNGLYGMLIIDPKPSANEIKYDHEYTMMLSGFHVNTSDEDDQDYYTINGRSYPFTPDMEVKKGETIRIRLANIDTMEVHTMHLHGIDFQVIAKDGHPVEKPQSMNTILIGPGETYDIALTADAVGTWMFHCHIMDHTMNAGQMIHGQMGGLITLLKVTE
- a CDS encoding alkaline phosphatase PhoX, giving the protein MKLLQKTSSKKVLTPILGLAILAPSMIPSTTYAAESVQVKSVEFVGMAAPSTPQEMAQVYSGASLHVTYTDGTVKSFPLTYKTLFKSDESINGTIAGVAIDKSGKPIMDTSVASNPVPFVSDAPDSNSLFQIEGAAPTAKGGNPLALLTHYEYITANNSGSSAYGLVPASMSLTTIDQNKSTGELAATDLKKVDFSGVDGLWIPCNGSLTPWNTHLSSEEYDADAREYEADPTKTYIGPFAKAWNQDDKAVGNPYANGYIPEVTVNADQTTTVVKHYSMGRFSHEIARVAPDMKTVIFGDDGGNTMLFMYVADTAKDLSSGTLYAAKWNQVSDDNGGMANLQWIPIGHATDAEIKSYIDKGLKFSDLFETADKDTEGFTKIKTYPSGKVEWLKVKPGMEKAAAFLEARRYGAILGATSEFNKMEGVAVNAKDNKFYIAMSYAEKSMEKDAKGSDPTDDIQIKKVKAGVTYELSLGGDQKDRDGHAINSDYVPTVMKGLVVGKDLANADSKGNMAVEDLIANPDNLSYSEELRTLFIGEDSGLHANNFVWAYNIDTHKLSRILSVPSGAEATGLQAVDNLNGFNYIMSNLQHPGDEMILPEPLKGQVDAIISQNFDNKKAGSVGYISGIPTFSQMIEWKDSDKSLSVLRDEAEAHGAAVKWNDADRSVTVTKGSHKLQVKINDGSAVIDGKTVQLPYSARIENEKTMISSSVLASFLNQ